In a single window of the Mustelus asterias chromosome 3, sMusAst1.hap1.1, whole genome shotgun sequence genome:
- the LOC144484222 gene encoding C-C motif chemokine 20-like, whose amino-acid sequence MCVLKKLVLVAVLSLALMLSVSVSADEFGDCCLRYSNGRIPLRHITGYVEQHSHEICDIDAIIFYTSGGRAVCANPKSRWVKRALHFLSKKLQEMSHQD is encoded by the exons atgtgtgttctcaAGAAACTTGTGTTGGTTGCCGTGCTCTCACTGGCTCTCATGTTGAGTGTCTCGGTGTCAGCAG ATGAGTTTGGCGACTGCTGTCTCCGTTATTCAAATGGGCGAATACCTTTGCGTCACATCACTGGCTACGTGGAACAGCATTCACATGAAATATGTGACATAGATGCGATCAT ATTCTACACATCTGGGGGACGGGCAGTCTGCGCAAATCCCAAGAGTAGATGGGTGAAAAGAGCACTGCACTTTTTGAG CAAAAAGCTGCAAGAAATGTCACATCAAGACTGA